In a genomic window of Diadema setosum chromosome 3, eeDiaSeto1, whole genome shotgun sequence:
- the LOC140246856 gene encoding uncharacterized protein yields MEDFEERALNSFAGQSPSHWFRYVDDTWVKIKTSELEAFFTHINNCDPCINFTVETAKDKQLAFLDCLITIQDDGTLLTSVFRKATHTDQYLLFDSHHPLIHKLGVVRTLFHRASYISSTDEAKEKEQEHLREALRACGYHGWSIEKAIHPRKRQHRDTETRPTEQRRGIGVSVPYGGGLRHNLSRVYSSVIRIIPRRLTSNNNVGSASAPISNDAFPPSNQTS; encoded by the exons ATGGAAGATTTCGAAGAGAGGGCTCTGAATTCATTCGCAGGCCAATCACCCTCTCACTGGTTTCGGTATGTGGATGACACCTGGGTTAAGATCAAGACCTCAGAACTAGAAGCCTTCTTCACACACATCAATAACTGTGACCCGTGTattaatttcacggttgagaCAGCAAAAGACAAGCAACTAGCGTTTCTAGATTGTCTTATCACCATCCAAGACGACGGGACGCTCCTTACCTCTGTCTTCAGAAAAGCCACTCACACAGACCAGTACCTTCTATTTGATTCACACCACCCCCTCATTCACAAATTGGGAGTAGTACGAACACTCTTTCACAGGGCGTCCTACATTTCTTCCACCGACGAGGCCAAGGAGAAAGAACAAGAACATCTCCGGGAAGCACTTCGAGCTTGTGGTTACCACGGTTGGAGCATCGAGAAAGCGATCCACCCACGCAAACGGCAACATCGCGATACGGAAACACGTCCAACAGAACAGCGCCGGGGAATAGGCGTCTCGGTGCCCTAC GGTGGGGGACTGCGACACAACCTCTCCCGGGTGTACAGCTCTGTCATCCGGATAATTCCTCGGCGACTGACTTCAAACAATAACGTCGGTAGTGCGTCTGCGCCGATTAGCAACGACGCCTTCCCGCCATCAAATCAGACGAGCTGA